From the genome of Nicotiana sylvestris chromosome 2, ASM39365v2, whole genome shotgun sequence, one region includes:
- the LOC104247002 gene encoding uncharacterized protein: MTWYQSPGSSSTSFDFLLRFLMTNPTEETPSTSIVIARNTLVSDASDPLYLLPSDSPGMVLVNLVFDRKSYGGWRKAIVIALSAKNKLGFIDGSIKEPDLADPSSKAWNRCNDMVISLLLNSLSRDIADSVLYSKTAKDIWMELEARFGQCNGAQLYQLQKELNELVQGNTNIAGYYTKMKKIWDELDTLNICITCSCNYSCGGKEKTLKSFQDGRLIQFLMGLNEAYGPVKSNFLMMTPLPNGNQDYSLLIQDEKQREIHIGMHPAESTFMEGQQQVNNHKTIEGKFKGNFAGKRNNLFCNYFKKPGHNIDKCYRIVDFPADFKFTKSKKFQNYAHGNATITEENAGYSLKGGEGVSSANTISQEQYNQLFQMLQQMQIGQKVIMFLR; the protein is encoded by the coding sequence atgacatggtatcagagccctggTAGCTCATCAACCTCTTTTGATTTTCTGCTCAGATTTCTCATGACTAACCCAACTGAAGAAACGCCTTCTACCTCCATAGTGATTGCTCGAAACACTCTTGTTTCTGATGCTTCAGATCCACTCTACCTTCTCCCATCAGACTCACCTGGTATGGTGTTAGTCAATTTAGTCTTTGACAGGAAAAGCTATGGTGGTTGGCGTAAGGCAATTGTCATAGCACTCTCAGCCAAGAACAAGCTTGGTTTCATTGATGGATCCATCAAAGAACCAGACCTGGCTGATCCTTCATCCAAAGCTTGGAATCGTTGCAATGACATGGTAATTTCCTTACTCTTAAACTCTCTTTCTAGGGATATTGCTGATAGTGTGTTGTATTCCAAAACTGCAAAAGATATATGGATGGAGTTAGAAGCTAGGTTTGGGCAGTGTAATGGAGCTCAACTATATCAACTCCAAAAAGAACTTAATGAACTTGTTCAAGGAAACACTAATATAGCAGGATACTATACTAAAATGAAGAAAATCTGGGATGAATTAGATACACTCAATATCTGTATCACCTGTTCTTGCAACTATTCATGTGGAGGGAAAGAAAAAACCCTCAAATCTTTTCAGGATGGCAGATTAATCCAATTCCTGATGGGCCTAAATGAAGCATATGGTCCAGTCAAGAGCAACTTCCTAATGATGACTCCTCTACCCAATGGTAATCAAGATTATTCTCTCTTAATCCAAGatgaaaaacaaagagagatacACATTGGGATGCATCCTGCAGAATCAACCTTCATGGAAGGACAACAACAAGTCAACAATCATAAAACTATAGAAGGAAAGTTCAAAGGAAATTTTGCTGGAAAGAGAAACAACCTATTTTGTAACTATTTCAAGAAACCTGGCCATAATATTGACAAATGCTACAGGATAGTGGATTTTCCAGCAGATTTCAAGTTCACTAAGTCCAAGAAATTTCAGAATTATGCACATGGAAATGCAACCATCACTGAAGAAAATGCAGGATACTCATTAAAAGGGGGAGAGGGAGTTTCTTCAGCAAACACAATTTCACAGGAGCAGTACAATCAGCTATTTCAAATGCTTCAACAGATGCAAATTGGGCAAAAAGTGATCATGTTTCTAAGGTAG